One region of Pyramidobacter sp. YE332 genomic DNA includes:
- a CDS encoding adenylate kinase, translating into MRIILVGPPGAGKGTQAEKIVAKYGVAHISTGDILRANVTAGTELGRKAKSFMDAGALVPDDVIVGMMRGRLAEDDCRKGFILDGFPRTVPQAEALTALLAEMGIELDGVILLDVDDETVVERLCGRRMCKKCGRIFHVSFKPSAKGDRCDSCDGELYQRDDDREEVIRQRLAVYHDQTAPLVDYYGKAGLLLRIDAAEAGDQVLSRIEAMLERRA; encoded by the coding sequence ATGAGGATTATTCTTGTCGGACCTCCCGGCGCAGGCAAAGGCACTCAGGCTGAGAAGATTGTCGCGAAGTACGGTGTCGCCCACATCTCCACGGGCGACATCCTTCGCGCCAACGTCACGGCTGGCACGGAGCTTGGCAGAAAAGCCAAGTCCTTCATGGACGCCGGCGCTCTTGTGCCTGACGACGTGATCGTCGGCATGATGCGCGGCCGACTCGCTGAAGACGACTGTCGGAAAGGGTTCATCCTCGACGGTTTCCCCCGCACCGTTCCTCAGGCCGAAGCGCTGACGGCGCTTCTGGCGGAGATGGGGATCGAGCTTGACGGTGTGATCCTTCTCGACGTGGACGACGAAACGGTCGTCGAACGTTTGTGCGGACGCCGCATGTGCAAGAAGTGCGGCCGGATCTTCCATGTCTCTTTCAAGCCTTCTGCGAAGGGAGACCGCTGCGATTCATGCGACGGCGAGCTCTACCAGAGGGACGACGACAGGGAAGAAGTGATCCGTCAGCGTCTGGCCGTGTATCATGATCAGACGGCTCCTCTTGTCGATTATTACGGCAAGGCGGGGCTTCTGCTCAGAATCGACGCTGCCGAAGCCGGGGACCAGGTTTTAAGCCGTATCGAAGCCATGCTTGAGAGGCGTGCATGA